A stretch of Bradyrhizobium diazoefficiens DNA encodes these proteins:
- a CDS encoding RidA family protein gives MSIQRFETGPRMSQVVVHGNTVYLAGVVANNAAGESVTKQTQDILKTIDGHLAKAGTDKSKLLSATIYITDMKTFQEMNAVWDSWVSPGNTPARATVEAKLAAAQYTVEIMVTAAK, from the coding sequence ATGAGCATTCAGCGTTTTGAAACCGGCCCGCGCATGAGCCAGGTCGTCGTGCACGGCAACACCGTCTATCTCGCCGGCGTCGTCGCCAACAACGCGGCCGGCGAAAGCGTGACCAAGCAGACCCAGGACATCCTGAAGACCATCGACGGCCACCTCGCCAAGGCCGGCACCGACAAGTCGAAGCTCTTGTCCGCCACGATCTACATCACCGACATGAAGACGTTCCAGGAAATGAACGCGGTGTGGGACAGCTGGGTGTCGCCCGGCAACACCCCGGCCCGCGCCACCGTCGAAGCCAAGCTCGCGGCAGCGCAATACACCGTCGAGATCATGGTCACCGCGGCGAAGTAA
- a CDS encoding lysine--tRNA ligase → MSVIDPSMTPSDLRALAEQSNAWPFEQAKAIVARLKKSPKDEVLFETGYGPSGLPHIGTFGEVARTSMVRHAFRVLTEDKIKTRLLAFSDDMDGFRKVPDNVPNKDLLAQYLGRPLTAVPDPFSNEYPSFGAANNARLRAFLDHFGFDYEFASSTDYYKSGRFDTTLLKMLAAYDKVMDIILPTLGPDRRATYSPFLPISKTTGVVLQVPMIRRDVAAGTVTYVDPDTNEEIETPVTGGNVKCQWKADWAMRWVALSVDYEMAGKDLIDSVKLSGAIAKALGATPPEGFNYELFLDEKGQKISKSKGNGLTIDEWLRYASPESLSLFMYREPKAAKRLFFDVIPRQVDDYQQFIDGFAKQDGKQQLGNPVWHIHSGHPPKIEMPVTFQLLLTLVSSSNAENAETLWGFIGRYRPGVSPQTHPKLDAMVGYAINYYRDFVAPTKQFREPTDVERTALQDLRDALSQLPAESSAEEIQNVVYEIGRRDPFLDQVKKGKDGRPGVTLDWFNMLYQVLLGQEKGPRFGSFVAVYGVQNAVNMIDGALARSA, encoded by the coding sequence ATGTCCGTTATCGATCCCAGCATGACCCCGAGCGATCTTCGCGCGCTCGCCGAACAATCCAACGCCTGGCCGTTCGAGCAGGCGAAGGCCATTGTCGCGCGGCTGAAGAAAAGCCCGAAGGACGAGGTGCTGTTCGAGACCGGCTACGGCCCGTCCGGCCTGCCGCATATCGGCACGTTCGGCGAGGTCGCGCGCACCTCGATGGTGCGGCATGCCTTCCGCGTGCTGACCGAGGACAAGATCAAGACGCGCCTGCTCGCCTTCTCCGACGACATGGACGGTTTTCGCAAGGTGCCGGACAATGTGCCGAACAAGGATCTGCTGGCGCAATATCTGGGACGGCCGCTCACGGCGGTGCCCGACCCGTTCTCCAATGAATATCCCTCGTTCGGCGCCGCCAATAACGCGCGCCTGCGCGCCTTCCTCGATCATTTCGGCTTCGACTACGAGTTCGCGAGCTCGACCGACTATTACAAGTCAGGCCGCTTCGACACGACGCTGCTCAAGATGCTGGCCGCCTACGACAAGGTGATGGACATCATCCTGCCGACGCTCGGCCCCGATCGTCGCGCCACCTATTCGCCGTTCCTGCCGATCAGCAAGACCACCGGTGTCGTGCTCCAGGTGCCGATGATCCGCCGCGACGTCGCGGCCGGCACGGTGACCTATGTCGATCCCGATACGAACGAGGAAATCGAGACGCCCGTCACCGGCGGAAATGTAAAATGCCAGTGGAAGGCCGATTGGGCGATGCGCTGGGTCGCGCTCAGCGTCGACTACGAAATGGCCGGCAAGGATTTAATCGACTCGGTGAAGCTGTCCGGCGCCATCGCCAAGGCGCTCGGCGCCACGCCGCCGGAGGGTTTCAACTACGAGCTCTTCCTCGACGAGAAGGGCCAGAAGATCTCGAAGTCGAAGGGCAACGGCCTGACCATCGACGAATGGCTGCGTTACGCCTCGCCGGAATCGCTGTCGCTGTTCATGTATCGCGAGCCGAAGGCGGCGAAGCGTCTGTTTTTCGACGTCATTCCGCGCCAGGTCGACGACTATCAGCAGTTCATCGACGGTTTTGCCAAGCAGGATGGCAAGCAGCAACTCGGCAATCCCGTCTGGCACATCCACTCCGGCCATCCGCCGAAGATCGAGATGCCCGTCACGTTCCAGTTGCTGCTGACGCTGGTGTCCTCGTCGAATGCGGAAAACGCCGAGACGCTGTGGGGCTTCATTGGCCGCTATCGTCCGGGCGTGAGCCCGCAGACCCATCCGAAGCTCGATGCGATGGTCGGCTATGCCATCAACTATTACCGCGATTTCGTCGCGCCGACGAAGCAGTTCCGCGAGCCAACCGACGTTGAACGCACTGCGTTGCAGGATCTCCGGGATGCGCTGTCGCAACTGCCGGCGGAGTCCTCGGCCGAGGAGATCCAGAACGTCGTCTACGAGATCGGCCGCCGCGATCCCTTCCTCGATCAGGTCAAGAAGGGCAAGGACGGCCGCCCCGGCGTCACGCTCGACTGGTTCAACATGCTCTATCAGGTGCTGCTCGGCCAGGAGAAGGGCCCGCGCTTCGGCTCGTTCGTTGCGGTGTATGGCGTGCAGAACGCGGTCAACATGATCGACGGCGCGCTGGCCCGGAGTGCGTAG
- a CDS encoding SCO family protein gives MSSTARPLVIATAFASSLVVGLLVLFWAMGGVSKVAQPAAIGGPFQLTDQNGKAVTDKDLKGKPTLIFFGYTHCPDVCPTSLFEMSEVLRAMGKDADKVNAVFISVDPERDTPATMKDYLSSFDPHLEGLSGDPAETAKVITSYRVYAKKVPTKDGDYTMDHTALIYLMDRDGRFVSPFNLKRTPEEAATELKRYL, from the coding sequence ATGAGCTCCACTGCCCGTCCGCTGGTCATCGCAACCGCCTTCGCCTCAAGCCTCGTCGTCGGCCTGCTGGTGCTGTTCTGGGCCATGGGCGGGGTGAGCAAGGTGGCGCAGCCGGCCGCGATCGGCGGCCCGTTCCAGCTCACCGACCAGAACGGCAAGGCCGTCACCGACAAGGATCTCAAGGGCAAGCCGACCCTGATCTTCTTCGGCTACACCCATTGCCCCGACGTCTGCCCGACCTCGCTGTTCGAGATGTCGGAAGTGCTGCGCGCGATGGGCAAGGATGCCGATAAGGTCAACGCCGTCTTCATCTCGGTCGATCCCGAACGCGATACGCCGGCGACGATGAAGGACTATCTCTCGAGCTTCGATCCGCATCTCGAAGGCCTCAGCGGCGATCCTGCCGAGACTGCCAAGGTCATCACCTCCTACCGGGTCTATGCCAAGAAGGTCCCGACCAAGGACGGCGACTACACCATGGACCACACCGCGCTGATCTATCTGATGGACCGCGACGGCCGCTTCGTCTCGCCGTTCAACCTGAAGCGGACCCCGGAAGAGGCCGCGACCGAGCTGAAGCGGTATCTCTGA
- a CDS encoding helix-turn-helix transcriptional regulator — MVRQAKAQRMLTHDQIWGALDRLAARAGLSPSGLAKRAGLDPTTFNKSKRVTSDGRERWPSTESIAKALAAAEASIDIFARLIGDDAGDGRSVPLLGFVQAGANGAFDESGLPSGKGWTEIALPTAEDNRAFALEISGDALAPAYRDGDVILVSPGTPIRKGDRVVVKAKTGEVTVATLKRRTAKALELQSLDGAQDERTLAVSDVAWIARIVWASQ, encoded by the coding sequence ATGGTCAGACAGGCCAAAGCGCAGAGGATGCTGACCCACGACCAGATCTGGGGCGCGCTGGACCGGCTGGCCGCGCGCGCTGGACTGTCGCCGTCCGGCCTTGCCAAGCGCGCCGGGCTCGACCCCACCACCTTCAACAAGTCCAAGCGCGTCACCTCCGACGGCCGGGAACGCTGGCCCTCGACCGAATCGATCGCGAAGGCGTTGGCGGCGGCGGAGGCGTCGATCGACATTTTTGCCAGGCTGATCGGCGACGATGCCGGCGACGGCCGCTCGGTGCCGCTGCTCGGCTTCGTACAGGCCGGCGCGAACGGCGCATTCGACGAATCCGGCCTTCCGTCCGGCAAGGGCTGGACCGAGATCGCGCTGCCGACCGCCGAGGACAACCGCGCCTTTGCACTGGAGATTTCCGGCGACGCGCTTGCGCCCGCCTATCGCGACGGCGACGTCATCCTGGTCTCGCCCGGCACGCCGATCCGCAAGGGAGATCGCGTGGTGGTGAAGGCCAAGACGGGCGAGGTGACAGTTGCGACGCTGAAGCGCCGCACGGCGAAGGCGCTGGAGCTGCAGTCGCTCGACGGCGCGCAGGACGAGCGCACACTTGCGGTCAGCGATGTCGCGTGGATCGCAAGAATCGTGTGGGCGAGCCAGTGA
- a CDS encoding transporter substrate-binding domain-containing protein, translating into MVPSQQAKSSKSARGLLTGLAVAACLLAGLPGASAQAPAKQPPAAPQATPHIARQAAPQAVPGFWDPRRRPERPDLSRLTVIRFLTETDYPPFNYTGADGNPAGFNVDLARSLCEEIKVTCTVQMRRFETLVDALTSNRGDAIIASMAASPQLRARVDFTDPYYRVPARFVSRKDAVMPEIRPEYLEGKKVGVIAGSAHEAYLKAMFTDAELHSYPNDDALRAALRKGEVDFIFGDAISLAFWINGTDSGDCCGFSGGPFVESRFFGEGIGIAVRKGNDVLRQALNWALFRVWEKGRYTDLWLRYFSVSPF; encoded by the coding sequence ATGGTCCCATCGCAACAGGCGAAATCGTCCAAATCTGCCCGTGGCCTCCTGACAGGGCTGGCCGTCGCTGCGTGCCTGCTCGCAGGCCTGCCCGGCGCAAGCGCGCAGGCCCCGGCCAAACAGCCTCCCGCAGCACCTCAGGCCACGCCGCACATTGCACGGCAAGCCGCACCCCAGGCCGTGCCCGGCTTCTGGGACCCGCGCCGGCGCCCGGAGCGGCCGGACCTGTCGCGCCTGACCGTGATCCGCTTCCTGACCGAGACTGACTATCCGCCGTTCAACTATACCGGCGCCGACGGCAATCCGGCCGGCTTCAATGTCGATCTCGCCCGTTCTCTTTGTGAAGAGATCAAGGTCACCTGCACGGTGCAGATGCGCCGCTTCGAGACGCTGGTCGATGCGCTCACCTCCAACCGGGGCGATGCGATCATCGCCTCGATGGCGGCGAGCCCGCAGCTGCGCGCGCGCGTCGACTTCACCGATCCCTATTACCGCGTGCCGGCGCGCTTCGTCTCGCGCAAGGACGCGGTGATGCCGGAGATTCGCCCTGAATATCTCGAAGGCAAGAAGGTCGGCGTCATCGCTGGCTCCGCGCACGAGGCTTATCTGAAGGCGATGTTCACCGACGCCGAGCTGCACAGCTATCCCAATGACGACGCGCTCCGCGCCGCGCTCCGCAAGGGCGAGGTCGATTTCATCTTCGGCGATGCCATCTCGCTGGCGTTCTGGATCAACGGCACCGATTCCGGCGATTGCTGCGGCTTTTCCGGCGGGCCCTTCGTCGAGAGCCGCTTCTTCGGCGAGGGCATCGGCATCGCCGTGCGCAAGGGCAACGACGTGCTGCGCCAGGCCCTGAATTGGGCCCTGTTCCGCGTCTGGGAAAAAGGCCGCTACACCGATCTGTGGCTGCGCTATTTTTCGGTGAGCCCGTTCTGA
- a CDS encoding PHB depolymerase family esterase: MRWWMRIGVLVAALAVAPTASAATIDVNGVKRSYTVQLPAKKPVPLVVVLHGKTQRGADMIARTAWPQIAKRESFAVVFPDGLNHAWADARTKAGPELRGPPPGTDDVAFIAKLVGKLVADGTADAERVYVTGVSNGGAMVMTLVCARADLFAAGASVIMNLTDEAAVTCRPSRPLPMLIMNGTADPLIPYEGGRGSSYFAADGFWSTEKTVAFWRELNGCDADDADVTDMPDKAPADQSTVTRITSRCPRGHDVVLYRVNHGGHRMPGFAPDARFPRIATRLLGPQNGDIDGAETIWAFFSQFR; encoded by the coding sequence ATGCGATGGTGGATGCGGATCGGGGTGCTTGTTGCGGCGCTTGCGGTCGCGCCAACCGCGTCCGCCGCAACGATCGACGTCAACGGCGTCAAACGGTCCTACACCGTACAGCTGCCGGCGAAAAAGCCGGTGCCGCTCGTGGTCGTGCTGCATGGCAAGACCCAGCGCGGCGCCGACATGATCGCGCGGACGGCGTGGCCACAAATCGCCAAGCGCGAAAGCTTTGCCGTGGTCTTCCCTGATGGCCTTAACCATGCCTGGGCCGATGCACGGACGAAGGCAGGACCCGAGCTGCGTGGACCACCGCCGGGCACCGATGACGTCGCCTTTATCGCCAAGCTCGTCGGGAAACTCGTGGCTGACGGTACCGCCGATGCAGAGCGCGTCTACGTCACCGGTGTCTCCAATGGTGGCGCGATGGTGATGACGCTGGTCTGCGCCCGCGCCGATTTGTTCGCGGCCGGCGCCAGCGTCATCATGAATCTCACCGATGAAGCCGCTGTCACGTGCCGTCCATCGCGGCCGCTGCCGATGCTGATCATGAACGGCACGGCCGATCCGCTGATCCCCTACGAAGGCGGACGCGGCTCGAGTTATTTTGCCGCAGACGGGTTCTGGTCCACCGAGAAGACCGTGGCGTTCTGGCGCGAGCTCAATGGCTGCGATGCCGACGACGCCGATGTAACTGATATGCCCGACAAGGCGCCCGCCGATCAATCCACGGTCACGCGGATCACGTCACGCTGTCCGCGAGGGCACGACGTCGTGCTCTATCGCGTCAACCACGGCGGCCACCGCATGCCAGGATTTGCTCCGGATGCGCGCTTCCCGAGGATCGCAACCCGCCTGCTCGGACCGCAGAACGGGGATATCGACGGCGCCGAGACGATCTGGGCTTTCTTCAGCCAGTTTCGTTAG
- a CDS encoding nuclear transport factor 2 family protein codes for MTDPVTIARRYIDLWNERAPNRRRELLSENWTADASYVDPLMTGDGYDGVDALIAGVHQRFPEFKFKLIGEPNGYGDHIRFSWGLGPDGVDSPIKGTDFAVLKDGRIKSITGFLDQVPART; via the coding sequence ATGACCGATCCCGTCACCATCGCCCGCCGCTATATCGATCTCTGGAACGAGCGCGCGCCAAACCGCCGGCGCGAGCTGCTCAGCGAGAACTGGACGGCGGATGCGAGCTATGTCGACCCCTTGATGACCGGTGACGGCTATGACGGCGTCGACGCCTTGATCGCCGGCGTGCACCAGCGCTTTCCCGAGTTCAAGTTCAAGCTGATCGGCGAACCCAACGGCTATGGCGACCACATCCGCTTCTCGTGGGGCCTCGGTCCCGACGGTGTCGACAGCCCAATCAAGGGCACCGATTTCGCCGTGCTGAAAGACGGGCGTATCAAGAGCATCACCGGATTTCTCGACCAGGTGCCCGCGAGGACGTGA
- a CDS encoding FAD-binding dehydrogenase, with protein sequence MTEQADVIVVGGGLSGLVAATEIADAGKRVIVVDQEGEQSLGGQAFWSFGGLFLVNSPEQRRLGIKDSFELAMQDWLGTAGFDRDDDFWPRQWAEAYVTFAAGEKRDWLRAMGHRIFPVVGWAERGGYDAMGHGNSVPRFHVTWGTGPGIVEPFERRAREAAKSGRLIFKFRHRVDALSVTNGTVHGVSGAILAPDNVERGKSSSRTIVGEFALKAQAVIVASGGIGGNHDLVRANWPKRLGEPPKFMISGVPEHVDGRMIGITEKAGARLINRDRMWHYVEGIQNWNPIWPRHGIRILPGPSSMWFDATGTRLPAPLFPGSDTLGQLQYIMSTGYDYSWFILTQSIIKKEFALSGSEQNPDLTGKSWLMTLRRATNKGAPAPVEAFKSHGVDFIVRDKIEDLVAAMNKLAGNDLLRLDEIRMQIEARDREIANPYVKDAQVMNIHNARRYIGDRLIRTASPHRILDPAQGPLIAVKLNIVTRKTLGGFETDLDSRVFGEEGSVIPGLYAVGEAAGFGGGGVHGYRSLEGTFLGGCLFSGRNAGRAAAKAVG encoded by the coding sequence ATGACTGAGCAGGCGGACGTCATTGTCGTCGGCGGAGGACTATCGGGACTTGTGGCGGCGACCGAGATCGCCGACGCCGGCAAGCGCGTGATCGTGGTCGACCAGGAGGGCGAGCAGTCGCTGGGTGGCCAGGCGTTCTGGTCGTTCGGCGGATTGTTCCTGGTGAACTCGCCGGAGCAGCGCCGGCTCGGCATCAAGGATTCCTTCGAGCTCGCGATGCAGGACTGGCTCGGCACCGCCGGCTTCGACCGCGACGACGACTTCTGGCCGCGCCAATGGGCCGAGGCCTATGTGACGTTCGCGGCCGGCGAGAAGCGCGACTGGCTGCGGGCGATGGGGCATCGCATCTTCCCCGTGGTTGGCTGGGCCGAGCGCGGCGGCTATGACGCGATGGGCCACGGCAACTCGGTGCCGCGCTTTCACGTCACCTGGGGCACCGGCCCTGGCATTGTCGAGCCGTTCGAGCGCCGCGCGCGCGAGGCGGCGAAGAGCGGCCGGCTGATCTTCAAGTTCCGCCATCGCGTCGATGCGCTGTCCGTCACCAATGGCACGGTCCACGGCGTCAGCGGCGCTATCCTCGCGCCGGACAACGTCGAGCGCGGCAAGAGCTCGTCGCGCACTATCGTCGGCGAGTTTGCGCTGAAGGCGCAGGCGGTGATCGTCGCCTCCGGCGGCATCGGCGGCAACCATGATCTGGTGCGGGCGAACTGGCCGAAGCGGCTCGGCGAGCCGCCGAAATTCATGATCTCGGGCGTGCCCGAACATGTCGACGGCCGCATGATCGGCATCACGGAGAAGGCCGGCGCGCGGCTGATCAACCGCGATCGGATGTGGCATTATGTCGAAGGTATCCAGAACTGGAATCCCATCTGGCCGCGCCACGGCATCCGCATCCTGCCCGGCCCCTCCTCGATGTGGTTCGACGCCACGGGCACGCGGCTGCCGGCGCCGCTGTTTCCGGGCTCCGATACGCTCGGCCAGCTCCAGTACATCATGTCCACCGGCTATGATTATTCCTGGTTCATCCTGACCCAGAGCATCATCAAGAAGGAGTTTGCGCTGTCGGGATCGGAGCAGAACCCCGATCTCACCGGCAAGAGCTGGCTGATGACGCTTCGCCGCGCCACCAACAAGGGCGCGCCGGCGCCGGTGGAGGCGTTCAAAAGCCACGGTGTCGACTTCATCGTGCGCGACAAGATCGAAGACCTCGTCGCGGCCATGAACAAGCTTGCCGGCAACGATCTGCTCAGGCTCGACGAGATCAGGATGCAGATCGAAGCGCGCGACCGCGAGATCGCCAATCCCTATGTCAAGGATGCGCAGGTGATGAACATCCACAACGCGCGACGCTACATCGGCGACAGACTGATCCGCACCGCCTCGCCGCACCGCATTCTCGATCCCGCGCAGGGGCCGCTGATCGCGGTCAAGCTCAACATTGTCACCCGCAAGACGCTCGGCGGCTTCGAGACCGATCTCGACTCTCGGGTGTTCGGCGAGGAAGGCAGCGTCATCCCTGGCCTCTACGCGGTCGGCGAAGCCGCGGGCTTCGGCGGCGGCGGCGTGCATGGTTATCGCTCGCTGGAGGGCACCTTCCTCGGCGGCTGCCTGTTCTCGGGGCGCAATGCGGGCCGCGCGGCGGCGAAAGCGGTGGGCTAG